The window GGTTCTTGTTGATGAAGGTAGTTGCTATGCCAGTCTTACCACATCGACCTGTTCGACCGATTCGGTGGACATAGTTCTCTATTTCAGCAGGCATGTCGTAGTTGATGACATGCTGGATGTCAGGGAAATCAAGACCCTTTGATGCAACATCAGTAGCCACCAGAACATCCTTCTTCCCAGACTTGAAGGAGTCAATTGCATTCTGTCTTTCCTCTTGATCTTTTCCTCCATGGATCGCAACAGCCTCCACTCCCTTTAGAAGAAGGTACTCATGGATGTAGTCGACATCAGCCTTGTTTTCACAGAAGATGAGAACAGGCGGTGGAGTCTTTTGGAGGCATTCAAGGAGGTATATAATTCTGGCATCTTCCTTGACATACTCGACTTCTTGAATGACATCAAGATTTGCTGCTCCAGCTCTCCCCACATTGACAGTAACTGGTTTCACAAGGGCATTCTTCGCAAAATTTTGAATCTTCTGGGGCATAGTAGCAGAAAAAAGAAGGGTCTGCCTTTGATACTTGAAATGGTCAAAAACCTCCTTGATGTCATCCTCAAATCCCAAATCAACCAGCCTATCTGCTTCATCTAAGGTTAAGTACCTGTACAGAGCACGAAAGGGACATTAAGTAACTTGAAACAATGTGCAAATGCTGGTAGAACGGTAGGAACCCTCAAGAGATGCAGAGAGATTGCTTAGTTCATGCTATATACACTCCAACCAAACTGGCTATTTTCAATCAAGCAAACTCTGAACTGAAAACATAGTTCTGAAACACGCAAAATTGACTAAGCAGGGACCTAATTTGCTTGTTAGATTACTCAGTTGGAAGAAACAAATTAGCTAAAGACAAATAATTCAGGCTAAAATCTGAAATCTGGTCATAGTGACCGGACTGTCGGTTAAGAAACTAAGATGGTTACTGCAAAACTTCATAAAAATCATTGCTAAACTAGATGCATCATTTTACAATAACAACTAGTACATGAAAATTGCAACATAAATACTTCAAACACTCCATTTTCAAGGTAACATTTTTACTAAAAGAAAACATAACTTCACTTTACTTCAATAAATTATTGTAAATCGgattaataataaattagaaATGCTGACTGGGTGCAAATTTTTGCTCCTATGAGAGCATATGCTACCCTTTCTTTAGAATAGGGTGCAAATTTTTGCTACTTTGTGCTACTCCTTTTGCAAGAGATATTTGTTGCATCCAACATGCACCATGTCCTACATGACATGATATGATATGCGATGGCACATTATATACTCTGGTACAAGTAAACCAAACGAAACAAATTGAGTAGTCACTCCATAGCCTTGTACTGCCATGACCACACTCAGCATGCaggttttgtgtgtgtgtgtgtgtgtgtgtgtgtgtagctTTTTCAACTTATCAGACACAGGGCTCATGAAAAGAATGTCCAAGCTAAATTTAATCTCAGTCACTACTGGTTATAACTTATAACAGAATATTTTTTGTTCAGATATTCACATCCACAAACAGCTAAGCAGCTAACATTAATATATCCAACAGTTAGCTACCGAAACAATTTTCTGATGCAAAATCAAATACTCACCTGCAGTTATCGagattcatctttttcttggcAAGCAAATCCTTGAGCCGGCCAGGCGTTGCCACCACAATGTGCACGCCCTTCTTCAACACATCCAGCTGCGTCCTCATATCCACACCCCCAATGCAAAGCAGAGGCCTTATCtccgggtacccagcgtccttGAGTGGAAGGAGGAACTCCTCAATCACATCATAGGTCTGCTTGGCCAGCTCCCGCGATGGGCAGATGATCATCCCAAACGGGCCCTCCCCAGGCACAATCGGCATCAATATCTCCTCCTGCAGCGCCACCATGATAAGCGGCAGCACGAACACCAGAGTCTTCCCCGACCCCGTGAAGGCGATGCCGATCATGTCGCGCCCGGAGAGAACCACGGGCAGCCCCTGCACCTGGATGGGCGTGGGCTGGACGATGCCCCTCTCGCGCAGCTTCCGGAGCATGGGCTCCGGGAGGCGGAGGTCGCGGAAGTCCCGCGCGGGCGGCGGTACGTCGTTGCCGTCGACGATGATGTGCCACTTGCGGCGGAGCTCGTTGGCCTTGGCGAGCGGCATGCGGCGGAGGCGGATGGGCGGCTTCCACCCGGTCTCGATCGGATCCTTGTAGACGATGCCCTTGGCGATCTCGCGGACGGACCTGAGGGACTTGCCGTCGGAGAGGTTGTCGATCACCTCCTTCTCCTGCTGGATGCGCTGCTCCGTGGCGGTCACCTCCGGGGCCGCGCGCTTGAGCTGCGTGGCCTTGACGAGGAGGCTGggcttggcggcggcgtcgggggcggagggctgcggcgccggcggcaggggcgggggaggcggcagcgggagggaggaggctgCGGCGGATGACGGCGCCGGCTTGGAGAGGCGGAGCTGGCGGAGGCGCTCCGCCTCCATGGCCCGGCGCTTGGCCACCGGGATGTACTCCTCGTAGTTGTCGTCCTCGTCGGAattcgccgccaccgccaccgaggcggccgcggtggcggccatCGCCGGGCGAGGTTGGGTAGGCTTGGCCGCTTGGACGGAGCGGTGGATTTGGGGAATTGGAGGAATTGAGCAGATCGGGTCCTGTCGGGGGTGTATTCGGTCTCGCgtgcggggaggaggagagagttttttttttaatatgtGGCGGAGGTGGAGAGAGTTGAGTCGGTGGAGGCCCACTAGGGATTAGGCCCAGCCAACAAATAGTAAGGCACGGCTCCGTCCAACTAAGGGCCCACATTGGTTCCGCTCTAACAAGCAGaaatcctatatatcttccgcaagattttttcttctccacctttcagtgtttgagattcgtgcaaattACCTCATCTGTTGGATCTTTTCCACCCtaaccttcttcctccttgtgCTCCCTTCCTCGtcacgcgctgccgccgccctcgcaTGTCCGTCTGCCCGCCCTGCGCCACGCGCTgcatgctgctactgctgctcgcCGCGCTCTGCGTGTTGCTGCTCGCGCCGCGTGTTGctgcttctcgccgcctcgTGCCGCGTGCTGCTGCGTGTGTGGCCGCGGCTGCTTGCGGCTGCCTGCTGCGGCGTGCGGCTACTGCCGCTGCAGTGACAGTTCAGGTTTTAGGAACTAGAAACACCcttttaaaatattatttttgtGTTAATGTTCgtttaaaaatttaaactatatttgtcatagcaagggtatttttgtaatttttgaaaaatgcaGGGTCCTTTTCACCAAAATAGTTTTAAACCGGgagtaatttcaaattttg is drawn from Panicum virgatum strain AP13 chromosome 1N, P.virgatum_v5, whole genome shotgun sequence and contains these coding sequences:
- the LOC120654655 gene encoding DEAD-box ATP-dependent RNA helicase 35A-like — translated: MAATAAASVAVAANSDEDDNYEEYIPVAKRRAMEAERLRQLRLSKPAPSSAAASSLPLPPPPPLPPAPQPSAPDAAAKPSLLVKATQLKRAAPEVTATEQRIQQEKEVIDNLSDGKSLRSVREIAKGIVYKDPIETGWKPPIRLRRMPLAKANELRRKWHIIVDGNDVPPPARDFRDLRLPEPMLRKLRERGIVQPTPIQVQGLPVVLSGRDMIGIAFTGSGKTLVFVLPLIMVALQEEILMPIVPGEGPFGMIICPSRELAKQTYDVIEEFLLPLKDAGYPEIRPLLCIGGVDMRTQLDVLKKGVHIVVATPGRLKDLLAKKKMNLDNCRYLTLDEADRLVDLGFEDDIKEVFDHFKYQRQTLLFSATMPQKIQNFAKNALVKPVTVNVGRAGAANLDVIQEVEYVKEDARIIYLLECLQKTPPPVLIFCENKADVDYIHEYLLLKGVEAVAIHGGKDQEERQNAIDSFKSGKKDVLVATDVASKGLDFPDIQHVINYDMPAEIENYVHRIGRTGRCGKTGIATTFINKNQTETTLLDLKHLLKEAKQRIPPVLAELNDPLEDEEIIAKESGVKGCAYCGGLGHRVGDCPKLEHQKSMAIAGSRKDYFGGGGYRGEI